A section of the Paenibacillus yonginensis genome encodes:
- a CDS encoding ABC transporter ATP-binding protein: protein MTILKVTNLMKKFGGLVAVNGVDFSFPKGRISAVIGPNGAGKTTFFNMITGIYVPDGGSIELDGESIVKVKPHKITEKGIARTFQNIRLFGSMTVLENVMVGMHIHLKSGIPATLLSLPKVRQEEKLAQEEAFRLLEYVGLAHWMNEEAASLPYGAQRRLEIARALAAKPKVLLLDEPAAGMNPRETAELTGLIRHMQQELKLSVILIEHDMKLVMELSDHILVLDHGEKIAEGGPDDIRSNPKVIEAYLGKSAVEEEVAKQ from the coding sequence ATGACCATTTTGAAGGTGACGAATCTAATGAAGAAATTTGGCGGCCTGGTCGCGGTGAACGGGGTTGACTTTTCTTTCCCGAAGGGCCGGATTTCAGCGGTGATTGGGCCAAACGGCGCTGGCAAAACAACTTTCTTTAATATGATCACCGGCATTTATGTGCCTGATGGCGGCAGCATCGAGCTGGACGGCGAATCGATTGTGAAGGTCAAACCGCACAAGATTACGGAGAAGGGTATTGCCCGTACTTTTCAAAATATCCGGTTGTTTGGCAGTATGACGGTGCTGGAGAATGTGATGGTGGGGATGCATATTCATCTGAAATCAGGGATTCCAGCTACACTGCTCAGCCTGCCTAAGGTGCGACAGGAGGAGAAATTGGCACAGGAAGAGGCTTTCCGGCTGCTGGAGTACGTGGGGCTCGCTCATTGGATGAACGAGGAAGCGGCCAGTCTGCCTTACGGCGCGCAGCGGCGGCTTGAGATTGCCCGGGCGCTGGCTGCGAAACCGAAGGTGCTGCTGCTGGACGAACCGGCTGCCGGGATGAATCCCAGGGAGACGGCGGAGCTGACCGGGTTGATCCGGCATATGCAGCAGGAGCTGAAGCTTTCCGTTATCTTGATTGAGCACGATATGAAGCTGGTTATGGAATTGTCGGATCACATTCTGGTATTGGATCATGGCGAGAAGATTGCGGAAGGTGGACCGGACGACATTCGTTCGAACCCCAAAGTCATTGAAGCTTATTTAGGCAAAAGTGCGGTCGAAGAGGAGGTTGCCAAGCAATGA
- a CDS encoding ABC transporter ATP-binding protein, with the protein MSLLQLNKVEAFYGGIQALRGIDITVHQGEIVTLIGSNGAGKSTTLKSICGQVQTKGEILFEGKNITSWQPHQIAMAGIAHVPEGRRIFPRLTVKENLEMGAFSVKDKKQVKQRIEQAFVYFPRLKERYHQAGGTMSGGEQQMLAIARALMMNPDILLLDEPSMGLAPVLVDQIFDIIQELNAAGMTILLVEQNAYHALKIAHRGYVIQTGEIVMQDYADVLLSSNEVQEAYLA; encoded by the coding sequence ATGAGTTTGCTGCAGCTGAATAAAGTAGAGGCATTCTACGGCGGAATTCAGGCGCTGAGAGGCATTGACATCACGGTCCATCAGGGCGAGATTGTAACGCTCATCGGATCGAACGGAGCCGGGAAATCCACGACCCTCAAGTCCATCTGCGGGCAGGTTCAGACAAAAGGGGAAATCTTGTTTGAAGGGAAAAATATTACGTCCTGGCAGCCTCATCAGATTGCTATGGCGGGTATTGCCCACGTCCCGGAAGGAAGGCGGATATTCCCGCGGTTGACGGTGAAGGAGAATCTCGAGATGGGGGCGTTCTCCGTCAAGGACAAGAAACAGGTCAAACAGCGGATCGAGCAGGCTTTTGTTTATTTTCCCAGATTAAAGGAGAGGTACCACCAGGCGGGAGGGACAATGAGCGGGGGAGAACAGCAGATGCTGGCCATAGCCCGGGCTTTGATGATGAACCCCGACATCCTGCTGCTGGATGAACCTTCGATGGGGCTGGCCCCTGTTCTGGTCGATCAAATCTTTGATATTATTCAGGAGCTGAATGCTGCCGGGATGACCATTCTGCTGGTGGAACAGAACGCTTATCATGCTTTAAAGATTGCTCACCGGGGTTACGTCATCCAGACGGGAGAAATTGTGATGCAGGATTATGCCGACGTGCTGTTGTCGAGCAATGAAGTGCAAGAAGCCTATTTAGCCTGA
- a CDS encoding inositol monophosphatase family protein, whose translation MEDNKKPAFVVGSKSYTAVAINAAAKAGEWIKSRVGIYKQLDTKTSPQDLVTEVDKGAEVMIRKLIQTHFPDHDFLGEESVEPGAEASAKAVAGYADSEYLWIVDPIDGTTNFVHGNPYFCVSIALAVKGELMLGVIYDPMHDEMFVAEKGKGAYVHGNPMAVSKEAALSDSLMAVGYNPDRNFALPLNMKGITALATQTRSLRTMGSAALQLAYVAAGRLTGYYEVGLNAWDIAAGVLLVTESGGKVTDTQGGAFSLQTRHLAATNGLIHQELLQSLEASRATGL comes from the coding sequence TTGGAAGACAATAAGAAACCCGCCTTTGTGGTGGGCAGCAAGTCTTATACCGCGGTTGCTATCAATGCGGCAGCCAAAGCGGGAGAATGGATTAAGAGCCGAGTGGGCATTTATAAACAATTGGATACCAAAACCTCCCCGCAGGATCTGGTAACAGAAGTGGATAAAGGCGCAGAAGTCATGATCCGCAAGCTGATTCAGACCCATTTTCCGGACCATGATTTTCTGGGTGAAGAAAGCGTCGAGCCCGGCGCGGAAGCATCGGCCAAAGCGGTGGCCGGCTATGCGGATTCCGAATATCTCTGGATTGTGGATCCGATCGACGGTACAACCAACTTTGTGCATGGCAATCCTTATTTCTGTGTGTCCATCGCTCTTGCGGTGAAGGGCGAACTGATGCTGGGCGTCATTTATGATCCGATGCATGACGAGATGTTTGTGGCGGAGAAAGGCAAAGGCGCCTATGTTCACGGCAACCCGATGGCCGTCTCCAAAGAAGCGGCTTTGTCAGACAGTCTGATGGCAGTCGGGTATAACCCGGACCGGAATTTTGCGCTGCCGCTTAACATGAAAGGCATCACGGCTTTGGCCACACAGACAAGAAGTTTGAGAACGATGGGTTCAGCAGCGCTGCAGTTGGCATACGTGGCAGCCGGGCGGTTGACCGGTTATTACGAGGTGGGTCTGAATGCTTGGGATATTGCAGCCGGCGTGCTGTTGGTAACGGAATCGGGCGGCAAGGTGACGGATACCCAAGGCGGCGCATTCAGCCTGCAAACCCGTCATCTGGCAGCGACCAACGGTTTGATTCATCAGGAACTGCTGCAATCGCTGGAAGCATCCAGAGCGACCGGGCTGTAG
- a CDS encoding stalk domain-containing protein, whose product MKGIAGRRKTGKVLGGLLLAAVLALPIQAGAAAQAGSVYKIVALGDSVTAGYEPAMAAQTNPTVYGYAERLKEQALFHGRAELVNDGILGLTSEGLANYTGAIEAGTAVAADAIQPGVSDPRIAKFASGIAQAKSDVADADLIVITIGGNDIKPLLSEVKTLAANDLETKVKTLLADYSANIIETIGHLRTVNPQALIVLADQYQPVPAIAGKADYDKLEQAAALYTSTVDQVVAQTNTATGPVKVAHVAAAFVGSEMSYTHILEGDIHPQQAGYEAIAKVFAGVIWGEYRQTAAAAGKEPISIVIGGQEWNSANKPILKNGQTFVAIGDIVQATHAASKWNSKTSTVTVTLSGRTVVIPIGSSTIQVNGTKVATSAPAFLNKVGVNSKTYVPLALLANGLGFEVQYSPKMKTAFINF is encoded by the coding sequence ATGAAGGGAATAGCGGGTAGAAGAAAAACGGGCAAGGTATTAGGCGGGCTGCTGCTGGCAGCGGTGCTGGCTTTGCCGATTCAGGCGGGGGCGGCAGCCCAGGCAGGCAGCGTTTATAAGATCGTTGCTCTCGGGGATTCGGTGACCGCGGGATATGAACCGGCGATGGCTGCTCAAACGAATCCTACTGTATACGGATACGCCGAGCGGCTGAAGGAGCAGGCCTTGTTCCATGGACGGGCGGAGCTGGTGAATGACGGAATTCTGGGCCTGACGAGCGAAGGTTTGGCCAACTATACGGGAGCTATTGAAGCGGGCACGGCCGTTGCGGCCGACGCTATTCAACCAGGCGTCTCCGATCCGCGGATTGCCAAGTTTGCTTCGGGCATCGCTCAGGCGAAATCAGATGTGGCGGATGCCGATCTCATTGTGATTACAATCGGCGGCAATGATATCAAACCGCTGCTGTCAGAAGTTAAGACGCTGGCAGCAAACGATTTGGAAACCAAGGTCAAAACGCTGCTGGCGGATTATTCGGCTAACATCATAGAGACGATCGGGCATTTGCGTACGGTTAATCCGCAGGCGCTGATCGTCCTTGCCGACCAATACCAGCCGGTACCGGCGATTGCCGGGAAGGCCGACTACGACAAGCTGGAGCAGGCAGCGGCTTTGTACACGTCTACCGTGGATCAAGTTGTAGCCCAAACCAACACGGCGACGGGACCGGTAAAAGTCGCCCATGTTGCAGCAGCTTTTGTCGGCAGCGAAATGAGCTACACGCATATTCTCGAAGGGGATATCCATCCGCAGCAAGCCGGCTATGAGGCAATTGCCAAAGTATTTGCCGGGGTCATTTGGGGCGAATACCGCCAGACTGCGGCAGCTGCCGGCAAGGAGCCGATTTCAATCGTGATCGGCGGCCAGGAATGGAATTCGGCGAACAAACCGATTTTGAAGAACGGGCAAACTTTTGTGGCCATCGGCGATATCGTGCAGGCTACCCATGCAGCCTCGAAATGGAACAGCAAAACAAGTACGGTTACTGTCACTTTGTCCGGACGCACAGTCGTTATTCCGATCGGCTCTTCCACCATCCAGGTGAACGGAACCAAAGTAGCGACATCTGCTCCGGCTTTCCTGAATAAAGTCGGCGTCAATTCGAAAACGTACGTGCCGCTCGCTTTGCTGGCAAACGGACTTGGCTTTGAAGTGCAGTACAGCCCGAAGATGAAAACGGCATTTATTAATTTTTAA
- the ltrA gene encoding group II intron reverse transcriptase/maturase, with protein MLQEAWRRVRANKGAAGIDGETLADIAKMGEDRFVAECRERLQKKSYRPQPVRRHYIPKKDGRKRPLGIPTVRDRVVQMATKLIVEPIFEADFQECSFGFRPKRGAKQALEQIRKACNRKGNWVVDVDIQGYFDNINQEKLMKLVEMRISDRRILKLIRQWLGAGVTEEGTVRRSDLGTPQGGVISPLLANIYLNYFDRLWEKHGKEVGELTRYADDFVVVCKTKKDALHGYKLIQAIMERLELTLHPEKTRIVGIWTGEEGFDFLGMHHRKTKAETGQNRVYYTTQQWLCVKAEKHIREVVKERLAPPKMRHVSFQEHVDWLNLRIQGWKNYYSTPYSSKWMTKLDGYIRTRLTKWYAKKRQRSRWRSSGNEVKLLCQMYGLKTLL; from the coding sequence GTGCTACAGGAAGCGTGGCGGAGAGTACGGGCAAACAAAGGAGCGGCAGGCATCGACGGTGAAACCTTGGCAGATATAGCGAAGATGGGTGAAGACCGATTCGTAGCGGAATGCCGAGAACGGCTCCAGAAGAAGTCCTACCGCCCCCAGCCCGTGCGCCGTCACTACATTCCGAAGAAAGACGGACGGAAACGCCCGCTCGGCATTCCAACGGTAAGGGACCGCGTCGTGCAAATGGCAACGAAACTCATAGTGGAACCGATCTTTGAAGCCGATTTTCAGGAATGCTCGTTTGGCTTTCGACCGAAGCGAGGCGCAAAACAAGCGCTGGAGCAAATCCGTAAAGCCTGCAACCGCAAAGGCAATTGGGTGGTCGACGTCGACATCCAAGGCTACTTCGACAACATTAACCAAGAGAAGCTCATGAAACTGGTAGAAATGCGAATCAGCGACAGACGCATTCTCAAGCTCATTCGGCAATGGCTCGGAGCAGGAGTGACGGAGGAAGGAACGGTCAGACGTTCCGATCTGGGAACGCCGCAGGGCGGGGTGATCTCGCCGCTACTGGCGAACATCTACCTGAACTACTTCGACCGATTGTGGGAAAAGCATGGCAAAGAGGTCGGGGAACTCACGCGGTACGCAGACGACTTTGTCGTCGTGTGCAAGACAAAGAAAGATGCGCTCCATGGGTACAAACTCATTCAAGCGATAATGGAGCGTCTGGAACTGACCTTGCATCCGGAAAAGACGCGGATTGTGGGGATATGGACGGGAGAAGAAGGGTTTGACTTCCTCGGCATGCACCACCGGAAGACGAAAGCAGAAACGGGGCAGAACCGCGTGTACTATACGACGCAACAATGGCTCTGTGTTAAAGCAGAGAAACACATTCGGGAAGTCGTTAAAGAACGACTCGCGCCGCCGAAAATGCGGCACGTTTCGTTCCAAGAACATGTGGACTGGCTCAACCTGAGAATCCAAGGCTGGAAGAACTACTATTCGACGCCATACAGTTCCAAATGGATGACAAAGTTAGATGGGTACATCCGCACAAGGCTAACGAAGTGGTACGCAAAGAAGCGCCAACGTAGTCGCTGGCGCAGTTCTGGAAATGAGGTTAAGTTGCTCTGCCAAATGTATGGACTCAAAACGCTTTTGTAA
- a CDS encoding glycoside hydrolase family 65 protein — protein MPKAADRYLQVDPWAVIEEGFDPARSRVSESIFSLSNEYMGVRGYAEEGYGGDTLLGSYFNGLFEQMELAAHYKGIIRSLRYMVNSVDWLYTRLTVDGETLDLSKSKFTDYRRKLDFRTGLYTREFTWHTNSGKILKLRFERLVSMTRAQVGGQRITLVPVNFSGKVQLRTGLDFSILHEDQGKNLWRVIRKTPGSAQGLAGSLLGATLTTGNRLYSAFAVHSDQIANAVPEEEEKYIGLALELQLEQGKEAVFDKLVSNVTDKQTGRSDEEVWTSGSEAADALNSLTLDELMEEQRTYWAHVWETSDIQIEGDPDNQQGIRFCIFQLVQTYHGDHPGFNIGAKGLTGEAYRGLAFWDTESYCLPFYIFNNPKAAKSLLEFRYQSLPQALERAKEVDCEGAFYPIATIDGTESCDLWQHSNLQLHVGTAIAYGLWHYEKIVGDKPFLYEKGAEMLLQISRFYRTRGQWGQKSGQFGYYGVMGPDEFQLMVNNNAYTNYMAKKLFEYTLEVAEEMKREVPQQWAELAERLGLQEEELSEWRRLADHMKIPKDDSTGVYEEHDGFFDMPHIEIQDIPVTDFPLYSNWSYDRIYRYDMIKQPDVLMFLLLHNQSFSLEEKRANYEFYEPKTIHESSLSPSVHSILAAEIGRHEEAYKFFEFATRLDLDNYNRNTREGLHTTSIAAAWMNIVYGFGGMRSDGPELLFQPTIPEPWSSYSFRITYRDTVIAVQVTKDEVRMQALEGEAVTVQVYGHSCRVDAAGVTVALKSGQPA, from the coding sequence ATGCCGAAAGCGGCGGACAGATATTTGCAGGTCGACCCGTGGGCAGTGATCGAGGAAGGGTTTGATCCGGCGCGCAGCCGGGTGTCTGAATCGATTTTTTCGCTCAGCAATGAATATATGGGCGTGCGTGGATACGCGGAGGAAGGTTATGGAGGGGATACGCTGCTGGGCAGCTATTTCAACGGGCTGTTCGAGCAAATGGAGCTCGCGGCCCATTATAAAGGCATCATCAGATCGCTGCGTTATATGGTCAATTCGGTGGATTGGCTGTACACGCGTTTAACGGTGGACGGGGAAACCCTGGATCTCTCCAAATCAAAATTTACGGATTACCGGCGAAAGCTGGATTTTCGCACAGGGCTGTACACCCGGGAATTTACCTGGCATACAAACAGCGGGAAAATACTGAAGCTGCGCTTTGAACGGCTCGTCAGCATGACCCGCGCCCAGGTAGGCGGCCAGCGGATTACGCTTGTGCCGGTGAATTTTTCGGGAAAAGTTCAGCTCCGTACGGGACTTGATTTCTCGATTCTCCATGAGGATCAGGGTAAAAATCTGTGGCGGGTGATCCGCAAAACGCCGGGATCAGCGCAAGGCCTTGCCGGCAGTCTCTTGGGGGCGACGCTCACCACGGGCAACCGGTTGTATTCGGCCTTTGCCGTCCACTCCGATCAAATCGCGAACGCCGTACCTGAAGAAGAAGAAAAATATATCGGACTGGCGCTGGAGCTCCAGCTGGAGCAGGGTAAAGAGGCTGTGTTTGACAAGCTGGTCAGCAATGTAACCGACAAACAGACCGGCAGGTCCGACGAGGAGGTCTGGACAAGCGGCAGCGAAGCGGCGGATGCGCTGAACAGCTTGACCCTGGACGAACTGATGGAAGAGCAGCGCACTTATTGGGCTCACGTCTGGGAGACCTCGGATATCCAGATTGAAGGGGATCCGGACAACCAGCAGGGCATCCGTTTTTGCATTTTCCAGCTTGTGCAGACCTATCACGGGGATCATCCGGGCTTCAACATCGGGGCCAAAGGGCTGACGGGCGAGGCGTACCGCGGCTTGGCCTTCTGGGATACGGAGTCCTACTGCCTGCCGTTTTATATATTCAACAACCCGAAGGCGGCCAAAAGCCTGCTTGAATTCCGCTACCAATCCCTGCCGCAAGCGCTGGAACGGGCTAAGGAGGTAGATTGCGAAGGGGCTTTTTACCCGATTGCTACAATTGACGGCACCGAAAGCTGCGATTTATGGCAGCATTCCAATCTCCAGCTTCATGTCGGAACGGCGATTGCTTACGGCCTTTGGCATTATGAGAAGATCGTGGGCGACAAACCGTTTTTATATGAAAAAGGGGCGGAAATGCTGCTGCAGATCAGCCGTTTCTACCGGACCAGAGGCCAATGGGGCCAGAAGTCAGGGCAGTTTGGTTATTACGGCGTCATGGGGCCGGACGAATTCCAGCTTATGGTCAACAATAATGCCTACACGAATTACATGGCGAAAAAGCTGTTCGAATACACCCTCGAAGTTGCGGAAGAAATGAAACGCGAGGTGCCGCAGCAGTGGGCCGAGCTTGCCGAACGTTTGGGACTGCAGGAAGAGGAGCTGTCGGAATGGCGGCGGCTCGCTGACCATATGAAAATCCCGAAAGACGATTCTACCGGCGTTTATGAGGAGCATGACGGCTTTTTTGATATGCCGCATATCGAGATTCAGGACATTCCGGTCACGGATTTCCCGCTGTATTCGAATTGGTCGTATGACAGGATCTACCGGTACGACATGATCAAGCAGCCGGATGTGCTGATGTTCCTGCTGCTGCACAACCAGTCCTTCAGCCTGGAGGAGAAACGGGCCAACTATGAATTTTATGAGCCGAAAACCATTCATGAATCGTCGCTGTCGCCGTCGGTCCATTCCATCCTGGCTGCGGAAATAGGCCGGCATGAGGAGGCTTACAAGTTCTTCGAATTCGCTACCCGGCTTGATCTTGACAACTACAACCGGAATACCCGGGAGGGACTGCACACCACGTCCATTGCCGCGGCCTGGATGAACATCGTCTACGGCTTTGGGGGCATGCGTTCCGACGGACCGGAGCTGTTGTTCCAGCCGACGATTCCGGAGCCGTGGAGCAGCTACAGCTTCCGCATTACGTACCGGGACACCGTCATCGCTGTTCAGGTTACGAAAGACGAGGTGCGCATGCAGGCTTTGGAAGGCGAAGCCGTCACCGTTCAAGTCTACGGGCATAGCTGCAGGGTTGATGCCGCAGGCGTAACTGTAGCTTTAAAAAGCGGGCAGCCGGCGTAA
- a CDS encoding glycosyl hydrolase family 65 protein, producing the protein MSWIVKETGFDPERTATNGSKFMIGNGRYGYRGTLEEFGKKELAAVIPAGLYDQAAGRWREPVNLPNGLHTRIYADGVLLSVQEGNSVLEHSQQLDLKAAVHGRRTVFAAAGGSRVTFEAQRFASAKRLDLLAAKCSLTAEEDCEIVIVTGIDGDVWDINGPHLEDWAVKETAGCLVVTARTQELGVGVAVAETAVFDFEHRQEIEPAAGGAGSASSSIFRRISFTCRAGETYSWTKYVSLHHELERAGGVEPAGGVWANGETRQNGQIRPIRQEAQDQPEVLTPGEAAMQSSLQAARDGYNRLLEEHAACWNREWERVDVKIEGDEEAQFGLRYSLYQLLIIAPGDSERVSIPARGLSGQVYKGAVFWDTEMFMLPFFLLTRPEVARNLMMYRVHTLPGAKRKAAEYGFQGAFYAWESQDSGDDACTLFNVNDVFTGRPMRTYFRDKQVHISADVVHGIWQYYLHTGDDRLLMEGGAEVIWEVARFYYSYAYYNVYRERFEILDVTGPDEYHERVNNNAFTNRLVKKALSIALQTEELLSKRNPELHAAVTGGADAAITVEKIRELHDGLYVPEPDAETSVIEQFDGYFKLEDVSLADLKKRVLHPSEYWGGGNGLATTTQIIKQADVVLMLHLFKEEFSQTVKKANWDYYEPRTEHGSSLSPCVYALVAADTGSPDWAYPYFMRTATIDLTGDSKQYVGDLYIGGTHPAANGGAWMAAVQGFAGIHVEPGLLQIRPSLPSGWKAIEFTLNVQGQSLRVHVSAGEVKLRSLSASAPEPAQKGQAGQEPEATAASVEYEAAGGLLPAIPGAASALTVSVFGQRHELPAGGSELVVAVKAAAGAPPLLA; encoded by the coding sequence ATGAGCTGGATAGTGAAGGAAACCGGGTTTGATCCGGAGCGGACCGCCACGAACGGCAGCAAGTTTATGATCGGCAACGGGCGGTACGGTTACAGAGGCACGCTGGAGGAGTTCGGGAAAAAGGAGCTGGCCGCCGTTATTCCGGCGGGCCTGTACGATCAGGCGGCAGGCAGGTGGCGGGAGCCGGTGAACCTGCCGAACGGACTGCACACGAGGATTTACGCGGATGGCGTACTGCTGAGTGTGCAGGAAGGGAATAGCGTGCTGGAGCACAGCCAGCAGCTGGATCTGAAGGCGGCGGTGCATGGCCGCCGCACGGTGTTCGCCGCAGCCGGGGGAAGCCGCGTGACGTTTGAGGCGCAGCGTTTCGCAAGCGCCAAGCGGCTGGACCTGCTGGCTGCGAAGTGCAGTCTGACGGCCGAGGAAGACTGCGAGATCGTCATCGTCACCGGCATTGACGGTGACGTGTGGGACATCAACGGCCCGCATCTGGAGGATTGGGCCGTGAAGGAGACGGCGGGCTGTCTCGTAGTGACAGCCCGGACCCAGGAGCTCGGCGTCGGGGTCGCCGTGGCTGAGACGGCGGTGTTTGATTTTGAGCACCGCCAGGAAATCGAACCTGCGGCCGGAGGCGCAGGTTCGGCCAGCAGCAGTATTTTCCGCCGAATTTCCTTCACCTGCAGGGCGGGGGAAACTTACAGCTGGACGAAATACGTATCCCTGCATCATGAGCTGGAACGCGCAGGGGGAGTGGAACCCGCGGGGGGAGTTTGGGCAAACGGGGAAACCCGGCAAAACGGGCAAATCCGGCCCATCCGCCAGGAGGCGCAGGATCAGCCGGAGGTTTTGACGCCCGGAGAAGCTGCCATGCAGTCCAGTCTCCAAGCTGCCCGGGACGGTTATAACCGTCTTCTGGAGGAGCATGCCGCATGCTGGAACCGGGAATGGGAGCGGGTCGACGTGAAGATTGAAGGCGATGAAGAAGCTCAGTTTGGCCTGCGTTACAGTCTGTATCAGCTGCTGATCATCGCGCCGGGCGATTCGGAGCGGGTGTCCATCCCGGCCAGGGGATTATCGGGCCAGGTATACAAGGGGGCTGTGTTTTGGGACACGGAGATGTTTATGCTGCCGTTTTTCCTCCTGACCCGGCCGGAGGTGGCGCGCAATTTGATGATGTACCGGGTGCATACGCTCCCGGGCGCGAAACGGAAGGCGGCGGAATACGGCTTCCAGGGAGCTTTTTATGCCTGGGAGAGCCAGGACAGCGGCGATGATGCCTGCACGCTTTTTAATGTGAACGATGTTTTCACCGGACGGCCCATGCGGACTTATTTCCGCGACAAGCAGGTCCATATCAGTGCCGACGTGGTGCACGGCATTTGGCAGTATTACCTTCATACGGGGGACGACCGTCTGCTGATGGAAGGCGGCGCGGAGGTCATCTGGGAGGTGGCCCGTTTCTATTATTCTTATGCCTACTACAACGTTTACCGGGAGCGATTTGAAATTCTGGATGTGACAGGTCCGGATGAATATCATGAGCGGGTGAACAATAACGCCTTTACGAACCGGTTGGTGAAAAAGGCTTTAAGCATTGCGCTGCAAACGGAGGAACTGCTCAGCAAACGGAATCCTGAGCTTCATGCGGCCGTTACGGGCGGCGCTGACGCGGCGATTACGGTCGAGAAAATCCGCGAGCTGCATGACGGTTTATACGTTCCGGAGCCTGATGCGGAGACTTCAGTCATTGAGCAGTTTGACGGTTATTTCAAGCTGGAGGATGTATCCCTTGCCGATCTGAAGAAACGGGTATTGCACCCGAGCGAATATTGGGGCGGCGGCAACGGGCTGGCGACCACAACGCAGATCATCAAACAGGCCGATGTCGTCCTGATGCTGCATCTGTTCAAGGAAGAGTTCAGCCAAACGGTCAAAAAAGCCAACTGGGACTATTATGAGCCCCGGACCGAACACGGCTCCAGCCTCAGTCCCTGCGTTTATGCGCTGGTCGCCGCCGATACCGGCTCGCCGGATTGGGCTTATCCGTATTTCATGCGGACAGCCACAATCGATTTGACCGGCGACTCGAAGCAGTACGTCGGGGACCTGTACATCGGCGGCACCCATCCGGCGGCAAACGGCGGGGCATGGATGGCGGCGGTACAAGGATTTGCCGGTATCCATGTGGAGCCGGGACTGCTGCAGATTCGCCCGTCTCTGCCCTCCGGGTGGAAGGCGATCGAATTTACACTGAACGTACAAGGGCAGTCTTTGCGCGTGCACGTATCAGCCGGAGAGGTGAAGCTCCGCTCCCTTTCAGCTTCAGCTCCAGAACCGGCACAGAAGGGGCAGGCGGGACAAGAGCCGGAGGCGACTGCGGCGTCCGTGGAATACGAGGCTGCAGGCGGACTGCTGCCAGCCATTCCGGGAGCTGCTTCCGCCCTAACTGTCAGCGTCTTTGGCCAGCGGCATGAGCTTCCCGCGGGCGGCTCCGAGCTGGTAGTGGCCGTTAAGGCGGCGGCCGGAGCTCCGCCGCTCCTTGCTTAA
- the pgmB gene encoding beta-phosphoglucomutase, which produces MLEHMKGAIFDLDGVIVDTAKYHFLAWRELAAQLGFEFTEQDNERLKGVSRMESLRILLEVGGLELPEEQQQKLAESKNAKYVEYISKLEQSELLPGVREYLTGLREQGVKIALGSASKNAAFILERLGIAGLFDAVVDGTKVSKAKPDPEVFLTACRELGLAPQECVVFEDAAAGVAAAKAAGTGIVGIGRPEVLGEADWVVAGVFELVQANNK; this is translated from the coding sequence ATGCTGGAACATATGAAAGGAGCTATCTTCGATCTGGACGGGGTGATCGTCGATACGGCTAAATATCATTTTTTGGCCTGGCGGGAGCTGGCCGCCCAGCTCGGGTTTGAATTTACAGAGCAGGATAACGAACGGCTGAAAGGGGTCAGCCGGATGGAATCGCTTCGGATCCTGCTGGAGGTTGGGGGGCTGGAGCTGCCGGAGGAGCAGCAGCAGAAGCTGGCCGAATCCAAAAATGCCAAATATGTGGAGTATATCTCCAAACTCGAGCAGTCCGAGCTTTTGCCCGGCGTAAGGGAGTACCTGACCGGCCTCCGGGAGCAGGGGGTTAAAATCGCCCTCGGCTCGGCAAGCAAAAATGCCGCGTTTATTCTGGAGCGGCTCGGGATCGCTGGTTTGTTTGATGCCGTGGTAGATGGAACCAAGGTCTCTAAAGCCAAACCGGATCCGGAGGTTTTCCTCACCGCCTGCCGGGAGCTGGGCCTGGCGCCGCAGGAGTGTGTCGTCTTTGAAGACGCCGCTGCCGGCGTGGCGGCCGCGAAAGCGGCAGGCACCGGCATCGTGGGCATCGGCCGTCCGGAGGTGCTGGGGGAGGCCGATTGGGTAGTAGCCGGCGTGTTTGAGCTTGTCCAGGCGAACAATAAGTAA